In Nocardioides sp. InS609-2, a single genomic region encodes these proteins:
- a CDS encoding alpha-hydroxy acid oxidase: MKRQLPNRHDLAPLLKFKKPEMSPKKRRLEKALTISDLRTIAKRRTPKAAFDYTDGAADGEVSLFRAREAFADVQFNPAILRDVSKIDTSREVLGKKVALPFGIAPTGFTRMMQAEGEIAGAQAAEAAGIPFALSTMGTTSIEDVAAATPGGRNWFQLYMWKDRDRSMALVDRAAAAGFDTLLVTVDVPVAGARLRDVRNGMTIPPTLSPRTVLNAIPRPAWWINFLTTEPLAFASLDAWSGTVADLLDTMFDPTVTYEDLEWIRSQWPGKISVKGVQNVDDARRLADAGVDAIVLSNHGGRQLDRAPIPFHLLPQVVKEVGSDLEVHLDTGIMSGQDIVAAIAHGAHFTMVGRAYLYGLMAGGRDGVDRTIEILQGQIERTMRLLGVSSLDELTPGHVTTLQRLAPRS; the protein is encoded by the coding sequence ATGAAGCGGCAGCTGCCCAACCGACACGACCTGGCCCCCCTGCTCAAGTTCAAGAAGCCGGAGATGTCGCCGAAGAAGCGACGGCTCGAGAAGGCGCTGACGATCAGTGACCTGCGCACGATCGCCAAGCGTCGTACGCCCAAGGCTGCCTTTGACTACACCGACGGGGCTGCCGACGGCGAGGTCTCGCTGTTCCGCGCCCGGGAGGCGTTCGCCGACGTCCAGTTCAACCCCGCGATCCTGCGTGACGTCTCGAAGATCGACACCTCACGTGAGGTGCTCGGCAAGAAGGTGGCGCTGCCCTTCGGCATCGCGCCCACCGGCTTCACCCGGATGATGCAGGCCGAGGGCGAGATCGCCGGGGCGCAGGCCGCCGAGGCAGCGGGGATCCCGTTCGCCCTCTCCACGATGGGTACGACGAGCATCGAGGACGTCGCTGCAGCGACACCGGGGGGTCGCAACTGGTTCCAGCTCTACATGTGGAAGGACCGCGACCGCTCGATGGCGCTGGTCGACCGCGCCGCTGCGGCCGGCTTCGACACGCTGCTGGTGACGGTTGACGTGCCCGTGGCCGGCGCCCGGCTCCGCGACGTACGCAACGGCATGACCATCCCGCCCACGCTGTCGCCACGCACCGTGCTCAACGCGATCCCGCGGCCGGCCTGGTGGATCAACTTCCTCACCACAGAGCCCCTGGCATTCGCGAGCCTCGACGCCTGGTCGGGCACGGTCGCCGACCTGCTCGACACGATGTTCGACCCGACGGTGACCTACGAGGACCTCGAGTGGATCCGGTCGCAGTGGCCCGGCAAGATCTCGGTCAAGGGTGTGCAGAACGTCGACGACGCCCGCCGCCTCGCTGACGCAGGTGTCGACGCGATCGTGCTCTCCAACCACGGTGGCCGCCAGCTCGACCGCGCGCCCATCCCGTTCCACCTGCTCCCGCAGGTCGTCAAGGAGGTCGGCAGCGACCTCGAGGTGCATCTCGACACCGGCATCATGTCCGGCCAGGACATCGTGGCCGCGATCGCGCACGGCGCGCACTTCACGATGGTCGGGCGCGCCTACCTCTACGGACTGATGGCCGGTGGCCGCGACGGCGTCGACCGCACCATCGAGATCCTCCAGGGCCAGATCGAGCGCACCATGCGGCTGCTCGGCGTGAGCTCACTCGACGAGCTCACGCCCGGCCACGTCACCACCCTGCAGCGGCTGGCGCCGCGCAGCTGA
- a CDS encoding lytic transglycosylase domain-containing protein translates to MSSTKYVPSHRAPSATAKNARKRVVRTTAALSGAAVVATGVSVAGGVLSDTPAISQASSDLSSAAGDTLAEERLSDRATKGTVSRSDRRRVTDPAKKAALSRTQGIATTRTENLDDADPREIGRALLSEYGFDDSQFSCLDSLYVSESNWRVTADNPSSSAYGIPQALTATHDLPSDYITSAESQIRWGLDYIASRYGTPCSAWGFKQGHGWY, encoded by the coding sequence GTGTCGTCTACGAAGTACGTTCCGTCGCACCGCGCCCCCAGCGCAACCGCCAAGAACGCCCGCAAGCGCGTCGTACGCACCACTGCTGCCCTGTCGGGCGCCGCCGTGGTCGCGACCGGCGTCAGCGTCGCCGGCGGTGTCCTCTCCGACACCCCGGCGATCTCGCAGGCGTCGTCCGACCTGAGCTCCGCGGCCGGTGACACCCTCGCCGAGGAGCGCCTCAGCGACCGCGCGACCAAGGGCACAGTGTCGCGCTCCGACCGCCGCCGGGTCACCGACCCGGCGAAGAAGGCCGCGCTCTCGCGCACCCAGGGCATCGCGACCACCCGCACCGAGAACCTCGATGACGCCGACCCGCGCGAGATCGGCCGAGCGCTGCTCTCCGAGTACGGCTTCGACGACTCGCAGTTCTCCTGCCTCGACTCGCTCTACGTCAGCGAGAGCAACTGGCGCGTCACGGCCGACAACCCCAGCTCCTCGGCGTACGGCATCCCGCAGGCGCTCACCGCGACCCACGACCTGCCATCGGACTACATAACCTCGGCCGAGTCGCAGATCCGTTGGGGCCTCGACTACATCGCCAGCCGCTACGGCACCCCGTGCAGCGCGTGGGGCTTCAAGCAGGGCCACGGCTGGTACTGA
- the alc gene encoding allantoicase: MTDFTELPDLASRALAGSVVAANDEFFAARENLIQPGPPAVVPTFGHKGKEYDGWETRRRREPGVDWAIVRLGVPGVIHGVVVDTAHFLGNYPPFVSVEAASVDGYPSAAELADLHWEPIVARSPAAGGSVNSYPVTDPRDWTHVRLTLHPDGGVARFRVHGTPAPDPRFLTGTIDLAALENGGGLVSCSDAFYGSAEKMILPGRAHDMGEGWENARRRDGGNDWAVLRLAGAGVVRHVELDTSYFLGNAPGWVQLSGCADLDAGEWFDLVPKQRSQPDTRHRYLVAEDRPVTHVRLDVYPDGGIARLRVWGELTS, translated from the coding sequence ATGACCGACTTCACGGAGTTGCCGGACCTGGCCTCGCGAGCACTCGCGGGCAGCGTGGTCGCGGCCAACGACGAGTTCTTCGCGGCTCGCGAGAACCTGATCCAGCCCGGACCTCCTGCGGTGGTGCCCACGTTCGGCCACAAGGGCAAGGAGTACGACGGCTGGGAGACCCGACGCCGCCGCGAGCCCGGTGTCGACTGGGCGATCGTGCGGCTCGGCGTGCCCGGAGTGATCCACGGTGTTGTTGTCGACACGGCGCACTTCCTCGGCAACTACCCGCCGTTCGTCTCGGTCGAGGCCGCCTCGGTCGACGGCTATCCGTCCGCTGCCGAGCTGGCGGACCTGCACTGGGAGCCGATCGTGGCGCGGTCGCCGGCTGCCGGCGGCTCGGTGAACTCCTACCCGGTGACCGATCCCCGGGACTGGACGCACGTGCGGCTCACCCTGCATCCGGACGGGGGCGTGGCCCGGTTCCGCGTGCACGGCACGCCCGCCCCCGACCCACGCTTCCTCACCGGCACCATCGACCTGGCTGCCCTCGAGAACGGCGGCGGGCTGGTCTCCTGCTCCGACGCCTTCTACGGATCCGCCGAGAAGATGATCCTGCCCGGCCGCGCCCACGACATGGGCGAGGGCTGGGAGAACGCTCGCCGTCGCGACGGCGGCAACGACTGGGCCGTGTTGCGGCTTGCCGGCGCGGGCGTCGTACGTCATGTCGAGCTGGACACGTCGTACTTCCTCGGCAACGCGCCGGGCTGGGTGCAGCTGTCAGGCTGCGCCGACCTGGACGCAGGCGAGTGGTTCGACCTGGTGCCGAAGCAGCGCTCCCAGCCGGACACCCGTCATCGCTACCTCGTCGCCGAGGACCGACCGGTCACGCACGTCCGGCTCGACGTCTACCCGGACGGCGGGATTGCCCGGCTCCGGGTGTGGGGCGAGCTCACGAGCTGA
- a CDS encoding diadenosine tetraphosphate hydrolase: protein MDEAYKTDRIGSALVGTNPTVLRRLDAGFAVIGDRQHLPGYCVLLTDTPGIDQLTDLTPERQIVFLEDMAVLGRAVSEVCRRRDPAFRRINLEIQGNTDAFLHAHVTPRYEWEPEEIIGWPQALHHWTGNAGPDTTLGPRHDELRAELTAEIDRQQTLRRG from the coding sequence ATGGACGAGGCCTACAAGACCGACCGCATCGGTTCCGCCCTGGTGGGCACCAACCCGACGGTGCTGCGCCGGCTGGACGCCGGCTTCGCGGTCATCGGCGATCGACAGCACCTGCCGGGCTACTGCGTGCTGCTCACCGACACCCCGGGCATCGACCAGCTCACCGACCTGACGCCCGAGCGGCAGATCGTCTTCCTCGAGGACATGGCCGTCCTCGGTCGCGCCGTGTCGGAGGTGTGCCGGCGCCGCGACCCGGCGTTCCGCCGGATCAACCTCGAGATCCAGGGCAACACCGACGCCTTCCTGCACGCCCACGTGACTCCACGCTACGAGTGGGAGCCCGAGGAGATCATCGGCTGGCCGCAGGCGCTGCACCACTGGACCGGCAACGCCGGCCCAGATACCACCCTCGGCCCTCGGCACGACGAGCTCCGCGCCGAGCTCACGGCGGAGATCGACCGTCAG
- a CDS encoding hemolysin III family protein: protein MNDSLRNRLDDVHGRVDDAAGAISEAIAEIKPRLRGWSHAVVAPLALAAGIVLVALSPNATTRVGSAIFAASALVLFSVSAIYHRGTWSPQVHERLRRFDHSNIFMLIAGTLTPFALLLLDGADRWVMLAISWGGAFAGVGLKVFWGNAPRWLDAPIYIVLGWAPVFFLGDFISGAMDYGPGVGTTLLVLVVAGGGLYTVGGIVYGTKFPNPSPQTFGFHEVFHTFTILAFVTHYVGISMATYSLR, encoded by the coding sequence ATGAACGACTCACTGCGCAACCGGCTCGACGACGTCCACGGGCGCGTCGACGATGCCGCGGGCGCGATCAGTGAGGCGATCGCAGAGATCAAGCCCCGCCTGCGCGGCTGGTCCCACGCCGTCGTCGCACCGCTGGCGCTGGCCGCCGGCATCGTGTTGGTCGCGCTCTCCCCCAACGCCACCACGCGCGTCGGATCGGCCATCTTCGCCGCGTCCGCCCTGGTGCTCTTCAGCGTCTCCGCGATCTACCACCGCGGCACGTGGTCACCGCAGGTGCACGAGCGGCTCAGGCGGTTCGACCACTCCAACATCTTCATGCTGATCGCCGGCACGCTGACCCCGTTCGCGCTGCTGCTGCTCGACGGCGCCGACCGGTGGGTCATGCTCGCCATCTCGTGGGGCGGTGCGTTCGCCGGCGTCGGTCTCAAGGTGTTCTGGGGCAACGCTCCCCGCTGGCTCGATGCGCCGATCTACATCGTGCTGGGCTGGGCGCCCGTCTTCTTCCTGGGCGACTTCATCTCCGGCGCCATGGACTATGGCCCCGGAGTGGGCACCACGCTACTCGTCCTCGTCGTCGCCGGCGGCGGCCTCTACACCGTTGGCGGCATCGTCTACGGCACGAAGTTCCCCAACCCGTCGCCCCAGACGTTCGGCTTCCACGAGGTGTTCCACACCTTCACGATTCTCGCGTTCGTGACGCACTACGTCGGCATCTCCATGGCCACGTACTCACTGCGCTGA
- a CDS encoding isoprenyl transferase yields MANWKDAVRRVLYPAYEARVVRRLPPDRLPKHVGVMLDGNRRWAKAVGAETAHGYRAGAANIEPLLGWCEEVGVEVVTLWLLSTDNLNRPADQLEGLLGIIEGAVSALAEQGRWRLHPVGSLDLLPASTARNLKAAEESTRHVDGLLVNVAVGYGGRREIADAVRSLLQEHAGKGTSIEELAETLDVEHIAEHLYTKGQPDPDLVIRTSGEQRLGGFLLWQSAQSEFYFCEAYWPDFRRVDFLRAVRAYAERERRFGS; encoded by the coding sequence GTGGCGAACTGGAAGGACGCGGTACGACGGGTGCTCTACCCGGCGTACGAAGCTCGCGTCGTCCGTCGACTCCCGCCGGACCGGCTGCCAAAGCACGTGGGTGTCATGCTCGACGGCAACCGGCGGTGGGCCAAGGCGGTGGGCGCCGAGACCGCACACGGCTACCGCGCCGGCGCCGCCAACATCGAACCGCTCCTCGGCTGGTGCGAGGAGGTCGGCGTCGAGGTGGTCACCCTGTGGCTGCTCTCCACCGACAACCTGAACCGTCCCGCAGACCAGCTCGAGGGCCTGCTCGGGATCATCGAGGGCGCGGTGTCCGCACTGGCCGAGCAGGGCCGGTGGCGGCTGCACCCCGTCGGCTCCCTCGACCTGTTGCCGGCCTCGACGGCCCGCAACCTCAAAGCCGCAGAGGAGTCCACCCGCCACGTCGACGGCCTGCTCGTCAACGTCGCTGTCGGGTACGGCGGGCGGCGGGAGATCGCCGACGCCGTACGTTCCCTGCTCCAGGAGCACGCCGGCAAGGGCACCTCCATCGAGGAGCTCGCCGAGACCCTCGACGTCGAGCACATCGCCGAGCACCTCTACACCAAGGGCCAGCCCGACCCCGACCTGGTGATCCGCACCTCGGGGGAGCAGCGCCTCGGCGGCTTCCTGCTCTGGCAGAGCGCGCAGAGCGAGTTCTACTTCTGCGAGGCCTACTGGCCCGACTTCCGGCGCGTCGACTTCCTCCGCGCCGTTCGCGCGTACGCCGAGCGCGAGCGCCGGTTCGGGTCCTGA
- a CDS encoding YetF domain-containing protein, which yields MDVLIRALIVFTFLWVVVRISGKREVAQLSAFDMILLVTLGDLVSQGIVQEDFSVTAALVAVATFSVASMLLAWLGTRFPFMAPALAGRARVVVRDGEPLLDVLTGERLTIDDLHEAAREKGIRRLRDIELCVLETDGGFSFFTYDASA from the coding sequence ATGGACGTGCTCATCCGTGCGCTGATCGTCTTCACGTTCCTGTGGGTCGTGGTCCGGATCTCGGGGAAGCGTGAGGTCGCCCAGCTCTCGGCGTTCGACATGATCCTGCTCGTCACCCTCGGCGACCTGGTCAGCCAGGGCATCGTGCAGGAGGACTTCTCGGTCACTGCTGCCCTCGTCGCCGTCGCCACCTTCTCCGTGGCCAGCATGCTGCTGGCCTGGCTGGGCACCCGGTTCCCGTTCATGGCCCCCGCCCTGGCCGGCCGCGCCCGGGTCGTGGTGCGCGACGGCGAGCCGTTGCTCGACGTACTCACCGGCGAGCGACTTACCATCGACGACCTCCACGAGGCAGCCCGCGAGAAGGGCATCCGCCGCCTGCGCGATATCGAGCTGTGCGTCCTCGAGACCGACGGCGGGTTCTCCTTCTTCACCTACGACGCCAGTGCCTGA
- a CDS encoding PhoH family protein, whose amino-acid sequence MAATKQVKRSSSKNRTYVLDTSVLLADPAAMRRFAEHEVVLPVVVITELEGKRNHPELGFFARSALRALDELRILHGRLDEPVPVGDEGGSIRVELNHTDPGSLPSGFRLGDNDTRILAVAKNLADEGRLVTLVSKDMPLRIKASAIGLDAQEYRAETGPNGGSSSDPGYTGMAELEVAADVLDELYADGVADLAEARDLPCHNGLVLVSDRGTALGRVGPDKQVHLVRGDREAFGIHGRSAEQRIALELLLDPEVGIVSLGGRAGTGKSAMALCAGLEAVMERGQHKKVVVFRPLFAVGGQELGYLPGSENEKMSPWAQAVFDTLGALAGKDVIDEVMDRGMLEVLPLTHIRGRSLHDSFVIVDEAQSLERNVLLTVLSRIGAGSKVVLTHDVAQRDNLRVGRHDGIVAVIEKLKGHPLFAHVTLTRSERSPIAALVTEMLENVTL is encoded by the coding sequence GTGGCTGCCACCAAGCAGGTCAAGCGCAGTTCGTCCAAGAACCGCACGTACGTCCTCGACACCAGCGTCCTGCTGGCCGATCCCGCCGCGATGCGCCGCTTCGCCGAGCACGAGGTGGTGCTCCCGGTGGTCGTGATCACCGAGCTGGAGGGCAAACGGAACCATCCTGAGCTCGGGTTCTTCGCCCGCTCCGCGCTGCGAGCCCTCGACGAGCTGCGCATCCTCCACGGCCGACTCGACGAACCGGTCCCGGTCGGCGACGAAGGTGGCTCGATCCGCGTCGAGCTCAACCACACCGACCCCGGGTCACTGCCTTCGGGCTTCCGTCTCGGTGACAACGACACCCGGATCCTCGCGGTCGCCAAGAACCTCGCCGACGAGGGTCGTCTGGTCACCCTCGTGTCGAAGGACATGCCGCTGCGCATCAAGGCCTCGGCGATCGGCCTGGACGCCCAAGAATATCGAGCCGAGACTGGCCCCAACGGCGGCAGCAGTTCCGACCCGGGCTACACCGGCATGGCGGAGCTCGAGGTTGCAGCCGACGTCCTCGACGAGCTCTACGCCGACGGCGTGGCTGACCTGGCCGAGGCCCGCGACCTGCCCTGCCACAACGGGCTGGTCCTCGTCTCCGACCGCGGCACCGCGCTGGGCCGCGTCGGTCCCGACAAGCAGGTCCACCTGGTGCGCGGCGACCGTGAGGCATTCGGCATCCACGGTCGGAGCGCCGAGCAGCGGATCGCCCTCGAGCTGCTGCTCGACCCCGAGGTCGGCATCGTCTCGCTCGGTGGCCGCGCGGGCACCGGCAAGTCTGCGATGGCCCTGTGCGCAGGTCTCGAGGCGGTGATGGAGCGCGGCCAGCACAAGAAGGTCGTGGTGTTCCGCCCGCTCTTCGCCGTCGGCGGCCAGGAGCTCGGCTACCTGCCCGGCTCCGAGAACGAGAAGATGTCGCCCTGGGCGCAGGCCGTCTTCGACACCCTGGGTGCGTTGGCCGGCAAGGACGTCATCGACGAGGTGATGGACCGCGGCATGCTCGAGGTGCTGCCGCTGACTCACATCCGGGGTCGGTCGCTGCACGACTCGTTCGTCATCGTCGACGAGGCACAGTCACTCGAGCGCAACGTGCTGCTGACGGTGCTCTCGCGCATCGGCGCCGGGTCGAAGGTCGTGCTCACCCACGACGTCGCCCAGCGCGACAACCTGCGCGTCGGCCGACACGACGGCATCGTCGCGGTGATCGAGAAGCTCAAGGGGCACCCGCTGTTCGCCCACGTGACGCTGACCCGGTCCGAGCGCTCGCCCATCGCGGCCCTGGTCACCGAGATGCTGGAGAACGTCACGCTGTGA
- a CDS encoding DUF1353 domain-containing protein, whose protein sequence is MEIARVRQQVRRFYDGGVPGRDQQPGLPPDPGQDPRIVLERHTESGLESFSMERRIAYDDRHLGELLVPADPDAFRTDLTSVPALFTWLVPKTGAHLPAALLHDGLVQDPDEAASYVSTLGHRVDRVEADRIFRDAMADTGTGVVRRWIVWSAVTLATLVLGRDLPWAAATTWRYRGAVALTVLGIVVLGYSAIADLFDLAWPATFELPWMGERPWWLEVVGGFAGAVTIPVALGLLWGRFRMAGAIVGVLLAVLLPVTLGLAAIAGSYLAVERASARWPMVTAGIAALAVAVAIAVTLALSV, encoded by the coding sequence GTGGAGATCGCTCGGGTCCGACAGCAGGTACGCCGCTTCTACGACGGCGGTGTTCCCGGGCGCGACCAGCAGCCCGGCCTGCCGCCCGATCCTGGTCAGGATCCGCGCATCGTTCTCGAGCGGCACACCGAGTCCGGCCTCGAGTCGTTCAGCATGGAACGTCGCATCGCCTACGACGACCGCCATCTGGGCGAGCTGCTGGTGCCCGCCGACCCGGATGCGTTCCGCACCGACCTGACGTCGGTGCCTGCCCTGTTCACGTGGCTGGTGCCCAAGACGGGCGCGCACCTGCCGGCCGCGCTGCTGCACGACGGCCTCGTGCAGGACCCCGACGAGGCCGCCTCCTACGTCTCGACCCTGGGGCACCGCGTCGACCGGGTGGAGGCCGACCGTATCTTCCGCGATGCGATGGCCGACACCGGCACCGGCGTCGTACGCCGCTGGATCGTGTGGTCAGCGGTCACCTTGGCCACGCTCGTGCTGGGCCGGGACCTGCCTTGGGCGGCAGCGACGACGTGGCGCTACCGCGGTGCGGTGGCGCTCACCGTGCTCGGCATCGTCGTGCTGGGCTACAGCGCGATCGCCGACCTGTTCGACCTGGCGTGGCCGGCGACGTTCGAGCTGCCGTGGATGGGGGAGCGGCCGTGGTGGCTCGAGGTGGTCGGCGGCTTCGCGGGCGCCGTGACGATCCCGGTCGCACTCGGTCTGCTATGGGGTCGGTTCCGGATGGCCGGCGCGATCGTCGGCGTACTCCTTGCCGTGCTTCTGCCCGTCACCCTTGGCCTGGCCGCCATCGCTGGTTCCTACCTCGCAGTCGAGCGGGCTTCCGCTCGGTGGCCGATGGTCACCGCCGGCATCGCCGCGCTCGCGGTGGCCGTCGCGATCGCCGTCACCCTGGCGCTGAGCGTCTAG